CCTCGCCCTGGGGCGGTGGCCACTGTGGCTACTGCTGCTGGGACTAGTGGTGCCCTCGGCCAGCGCCCAGGCCCTCAGCTACAGGGAAGCTGTGCTCCGTGCTGTGGATCGCCTCAACGAGCAGTCCTCAGAAGCTAATCTCTACCGCCTCCTGGAGCTGGACCCACCTCCCAAGGCCGTGAGtcaggaggggcctggggagggggccgtCTCCCGCCAGCCCTGGCCACGCTGTCACCGCCTCTGCTCAGGCTGTACCTCCTGCCGGGAAGGAACTTCTCCCTCTAGGTGGGCTCCCACCTCTTCCAGGATACCTTCCCAGAGCTGGGTCCCCTCCCAGCATGAGGCTTCCTGCCTTAGCATCTCTACTGTGGGAACAGGCGCCCTGTACACCCTGTTCGGGCTTAAGGGCCTTCTGCGAGCTCCAGGGATAGAGGGTGGTCACTGGCTCTGCCATGTGGCCTCCCTGCTAAAGTCCCCTCTGCTCCTCGTTGTCTCCCTATGAGGGAGGGCTCTGCTCAGCCTCGAGTTTCCAGTGACAAGGTGTTTCCTTGCAAGTGGTCCCTGACTTGCCTCCGCCCCTCCGTGGGGAAGGTGTTCTCATCAGAGCTGGTGTGAGGTCCCCTCCTGCTCTCTGTGTGCACACGAGGCCAGAAGTGGGCTCTGTCCCCTTCCCCTGTGCACCCAGCACcaagcccagggccaggcacacaggaggggctggagaggcTGCCGTctaggtgggggcagggagacagaTCAGAGAAGGGAGCATGAGCTCAGCTTCATCACCCCACTTTGATCCTGGACCAGGACGAGGACCCGGACACCCCAAAGCCTGTAAGCTTCACGGTGAAGGAGACCGTGTGCCCCAGGACGTCGCAGCAGCCCCCGGAGCAGTGTGACTTCAAGGAGaatggggtgaggctgggggctgagagctCACTGGGAACTGAACAGGGGCTTGGAGACCATTTCCAGCCCCTGGTGTGAGGCTGGGAGGTTATGGCCTGGTGGTTCCAGTTTGACCCGAGCCTCCCCTTCCAGCTGGTGAAACAGTGTGTGGGGACAGTCACTCTGGACCAGGTCAAGGGCCAAATGAACATCACCTGTGATGAGGTGAGTGGCCCCTTCTGAGCTGCAGGGGTTGCTGGGGGGGGTTGGACTGTGTAACATCCTTTGGACCAATTACCTGCTGCCCCTTCATGAGCAGAGAAAGGCCCTCCTAccctggcccctccctcacccGAGCCCCAGGTCTCCAGGACTGGCTCTGCCGTcccttagagcagtggttctctaaGTGGGGTCCCCACCCGGGAACCTGACAGAAAGGCAGATTCCCAGGTCCCactcagacctcctgaatcagactctgggctggggcccagccaTTTGCATTTTCACAAGGCCTCCAGGAGATTCTGACTGTGCTGAATTCTGAGAGGCACTGACTAGAGTAATGTGCTTTCAGCCCCTGCTCCCATCCAGCTTTGCTGGGATGGGCTTGTGACCCTGGGAAGCTCCTTGCCATCTgtgggccccagtttcctcatctgtctgtGGGTGTAGGGATTCAACCTTGTGCTCCAAAT
This is a stretch of genomic DNA from Balaenoptera musculus isolate JJ_BM4_2016_0621 chromosome 11, mBalMus1.pri.v3, whole genome shotgun sequence. It encodes these proteins:
- the LOC118903782 gene encoding cathelicidin-6-like; translated protein: METQRASLALGRWPLWLLLLGLVVPSASAQALSYREAVLRAVDRLNEQSSEANLYRLLELDPPPKADEDPDTPKPVSFTVKETVCPRTSQQPPEQCDFKENGLVKQCVGTVTLDQVKGQMNITCDEVQSVGRFSRLRKRIRKVWRKIGPIAGPIIGHFG